One genomic window of Bacillota bacterium includes the following:
- a CDS encoding gamma-glutamyl-gamma-aminobutyrate hydrolase family protein — protein MKSPLIGITTGYEQQDEEFVSLERRYIRAVERAGGVPVTLAPLQEQRLVERYAIQLDGLIVPGGKDIPPALYGEETHPETEPLSEERPLFEMQLVRLFRELDKPVLGICYGCQLLNVAFGGTLVQDIPSQVASSVKHRRRTSLEPHARHVVSIRQGSLLSGILAANELEIVSSHHQAVKQPGRHLQVAALAPDGVIEAVELEDARFFVGVQWHPEMDPEAEATHRLMRAFIEAASGIGHR, from the coding sequence ATGAAATCTCCGCTTATCGGTATCACAACCGGCTACGAACAACAGGATGAGGAGTTCGTCTCGCTGGAGAGGCGGTACATCCGCGCTGTGGAGCGGGCAGGCGGAGTTCCGGTGACGCTGGCTCCCCTTCAGGAGCAGCGACTGGTGGAGCGCTATGCCATTCAGCTGGACGGGCTCATTGTCCCCGGCGGCAAGGACATCCCCCCCGCCCTGTATGGCGAAGAGACGCACCCCGAAACCGAACCCCTGTCGGAAGAACGCCCTCTCTTTGAGATGCAGCTGGTGCGCCTGTTTCGCGAGTTGGATAAACCCGTGCTGGGCATTTGTTACGGCTGCCAGCTGTTAAACGTGGCGTTCGGGGGCACTCTCGTTCAGGATATTCCCTCGCAGGTTGCCAGCAGCGTCAAGCATCGCAGGCGAACGTCGCTAGAGCCCCACGCCCGGCATGTGGTGAGCATCCGTCAGGGCAGTCTCTTGAGCGGGATTCTGGCAGCAAACGAGTTGGAAATCGTCAGCTCGCACCATCAGGCAGTCAAGCAACCGGGCAGGCATTTGCAGGTCGCTGCCCTCGCACCGGATGGCGTGATTGAAGCCGTTGAGCTGGAGGACGCGCGCTTTTTCGTCGGGGTACAATGGCATCCGGAGATGGACCCTGAAGCGGAAGCAACCCATCGGCTGATGCGGGCATTTATCGAAGCCGCCTCGGGGATTGGGCATCGATAA
- a CDS encoding type II secretion system GspH family protein has product MGRRAAFTLIEILVVIAIIAVLAGLLFPVFSRARAKGRETACLSNIRQIGMAIMMYAEDYGERYPWAVDATDKYTPQIWNDFPEWQQWIPYMPLLHEALMPYCRSPQIWECPSDIGYVYQDFNCEPLDATPSSYRKFGTSYVFRTEIAFRQMMLSNFQYPSEVNVIMDSSGAWHGSEGIMRTRIECFDPRFYRGYRYNVLFGDGHAKNITYYDLDRAWSIPL; this is encoded by the coding sequence ATGGGACGACGTGCGGCGTTTACGCTGATTGAGATTCTGGTCGTTATCGCGATTATCGCGGTGCTGGCCGGGCTGCTGTTTCCCGTCTTCTCGCGTGCCCGTGCGAAAGGGCGTGAAACCGCTTGCCTGTCCAACATCCGCCAAATCGGAATGGCAATCATGATGTATGCCGAGGACTACGGTGAACGCTATCCGTGGGCAGTCGACGCGACCGACAAGTATACCCCCCAAATCTGGAACGACTTTCCGGAATGGCAGCAATGGATACCCTACATGCCGCTGCTACATGAAGCCCTGATGCCCTACTGCCGCAGCCCGCAAATCTGGGAGTGCCCATCGGATATTGGATACGTGTATCAGGACTTCAACTGCGAACCGCTGGACGCTACCCCGTCCTCCTACCGAAAGTTTGGCACCAGCTACGTCTTCCGCACCGAGATTGCCTTCCGGCAAATGATGCTGTCCAACTTCCAGTATCCTTCGGAGGTGAACGTCATCATGGACAGCAGCGGCGCGTGGCACGGCAGTGAAGGAATTATGCGTACGCGCATCGAATGCTTCGACCCGCGCTTCTACAGAGGCTATCGCTATAATGTATTGTTTGGCGACGGACATGCCAAAAATATCACCTACTACGACCTGGACAGAGCGTGGAGCATTCCACTGTGA
- a CDS encoding amidohydrolase family protein → MILRADWVLPVARDLIEQGEVVIHNGMIVDVRRRSGTRGGADVLDFGEAVILPGLVNAHAHLELTVLRGAIEDLPFFEWLRRLVELKRLLSDSEWRDSALWGALEAASSGVTTIADTSDSGTSAYALLQTGLRGRVYQEVFAVQPDHSAQKTLRELEDKLQWLHRATQGTLVEIGVAPHTLYTVRPDVMTALRDYTRKKGYPVCIHAAESTEEVALLHEGKGKFASMYAGRGIAWETQGKHPIDILHEQGWLDADTLLVHAVQTDSRHAELFAATAVALAHCPQSNAKLYNGVAPLSHWLQQGVKVGLGTDSVVSNNAIDMFAEMRSALMLQRAVFGVDSCMTAPKAVEMATLGGARALGMAERIGTLEPGKQADLCVVSLSNTHSFPVYDPYAALVFSTRGSDVQMTMVAGKIIYQQGEYPLLREPVPHLRERLRRTVRRIWETLSHDRSE, encoded by the coding sequence GTGATTCTGCGAGCAGACTGGGTACTGCCTGTCGCCCGCGACCTCATTGAACAGGGCGAGGTGGTGATACACAACGGGATGATTGTGGACGTACGCCGGCGTTCGGGCACGCGCGGCGGTGCAGACGTGCTCGATTTCGGCGAGGCGGTCATCCTGCCCGGGCTGGTGAACGCGCACGCGCACTTGGAACTGACCGTGCTGCGCGGCGCCATCGAAGACCTGCCCTTCTTTGAGTGGTTACGCAGGCTCGTCGAGCTCAAGCGTTTACTATCCGATTCGGAGTGGCGGGATTCGGCTCTGTGGGGTGCTCTGGAAGCGGCGTCATCGGGTGTGACAACAATAGCAGACACCTCCGATTCGGGAACCTCCGCGTACGCCCTGTTGCAAACGGGTCTGCGCGGTCGTGTCTATCAGGAGGTTTTCGCCGTGCAACCCGACCATTCTGCGCAGAAAACGCTCAGGGAGCTGGAAGATAAGCTGCAGTGGCTCCACCGCGCGACTCAGGGCACCCTGGTGGAAATCGGCGTTGCCCCGCACACGCTGTACACCGTGCGACCGGATGTCATGACCGCTCTGCGCGACTATACCCGTAAGAAAGGCTACCCCGTGTGCATCCACGCCGCCGAATCCACCGAGGAGGTTGCCCTGTTGCACGAGGGCAAGGGCAAGTTCGCCAGCATGTATGCCGGACGAGGCATCGCCTGGGAGACACAGGGCAAGCATCCGATAGACATCCTGCACGAACAGGGCTGGCTGGACGCCGACACCCTGCTGGTTCACGCAGTGCAAACCGACTCGCGCCACGCAGAACTCTTTGCCGCGACAGCCGTTGCACTCGCCCACTGCCCCCAGTCCAACGCGAAGCTATACAACGGCGTCGCGCCTCTAAGCCACTGGCTGCAACAGGGCGTGAAGGTCGGACTGGGAACCGACAGCGTGGTCAGCAATAACGCCATCGACATGTTCGCGGAGATGCGCAGTGCGCTGATGCTGCAGCGGGCGGTGTTCGGCGTCGATTCCTGCATGACCGCGCCCAAAGCGGTGGAGATGGCAACACTGGGCGGGGCGCGTGCCCTGGGCATGGCGGAACGTATCGGCACGCTGGAGCCGGGCAAGCAGGCAGACCTGTGTGTGGTATCCCTGAGCAACACTCACTCTTTCCCCGTTTACGACCCTTACGCCGCGTTGGTTTTCTCCACACGTGGCTCCGACGTGCAGATGACGATGGTAGCGGGGAAAATCATCTACCAGCAGGGCGAGTATCCGCTGCTTCGCGAACCCGTGCCTCATCTGCGCGAACGGCTTCGCCGTACCGTGCGACGCATTTGGGAAACGCTGAGCCATGACAGATCTGAGTAG
- a CDS encoding class II aldolase/adducin family protein codes for MTDLSSWQKQLCELGHYLGERGLAWGTSGNISLRVDEERFLISASGAWLGQLTPQQTALCALRDDAVSGAKPSVETPMHRAIYRTRPEAQVVVHVSPPYSTLVACSSLEVPTNLNIENIFYLGRVARVPYIQPGTQQLADAVAEAVREHETIILSNHGVITFHRSIPDVLMRVESFEMSCRIIVMARMANIPLNHLSAELVEALRSAGGYRPV; via the coding sequence ATGACAGATCTGAGTAGCTGGCAGAAGCAGCTGTGCGAACTGGGGCACTATCTCGGCGAGCGAGGGCTGGCTTGGGGCACCTCCGGCAACATCAGCCTGCGTGTGGATGAGGAGCGTTTTCTCATCTCCGCGTCCGGCGCGTGGCTGGGCCAACTCACGCCACAGCAAACCGCCCTCTGCGCTCTACGCGACGACGCCGTTTCAGGAGCCAAACCGTCGGTGGAAACGCCCATGCATCGGGCGATTTACCGCACCCGCCCGGAAGCCCAGGTCGTGGTGCATGTCTCCCCGCCCTACTCCACGCTGGTCGCCTGCTCGAGCCTCGAGGTGCCCACCAACCTGAACATCGAGAACATCTTTTATCTGGGGCGCGTCGCTCGCGTACCCTACATCCAGCCGGGCACCCAGCAGCTCGCCGACGCCGTCGCCGAAGCGGTGCGGGAACATGAGACCATCATCCTCTCGAATCACGGCGTCATCACTTTCCACCGTTCCATCCCCGACGTGCTGATGCGTGTGGAGTCTTTCGAGATGAGCTGTCGCATCATCGTGATGGCGCGGATGGCAAATATCCCGTTGAACCACCTGTCTGCGGAACTGGTGGAAGCGTTGCGCAGTGCAGGCGGCTACCGCCCTGTGTGA
- a CDS encoding menaquinone biosynthesis protein codes for MRIGSVPYLNAKPLIAWFQTPQGSRTGVEVVYDVPSRLARMVEAGEVGCAMVSSVELFRHADWRAVPGITIASTGKVLSVRLFSKVPVDSIRSVALDTSSLTSSALVQVLFARWWQATPRYIPAAPHLEAMLQQADAALLIGDKGMMACSEGLFVVDLGEEWYRWTGLPFVWALWLGRVESVNAHVEEILHRAREWGLAHLETIVQQEATRLNINASLIRHYLRDIMQYAMTDAHEQALNRFAHECKQLGLV; via the coding sequence GTGCGAATCGGTAGCGTCCCTTACCTGAACGCAAAGCCGTTGATTGCGTGGTTCCAGACCCCCCAGGGCTCACGCACTGGCGTGGAAGTGGTGTACGATGTGCCGTCGCGTCTGGCGCGCATGGTGGAAGCCGGTGAGGTGGGGTGCGCGATGGTCTCCTCCGTCGAACTATTCCGCCATGCGGACTGGAGGGCGGTTCCGGGCATCACCATCGCCAGCACGGGCAAGGTGCTCAGCGTGCGTCTCTTCTCGAAAGTGCCTGTGGACAGCATACGCTCGGTTGCACTGGATACCAGCTCTCTGACCTCTTCCGCGCTGGTGCAGGTGCTTTTCGCACGATGGTGGCAGGCAACCCCCCGCTATATCCCGGCAGCTCCCCATCTGGAGGCAATGCTTCAGCAGGCGGATGCGGCTCTGCTCATCGGTGATAAGGGCATGATGGCGTGTTCTGAGGGGTTGTTTGTCGTCGATTTGGGTGAGGAGTGGTATCGGTGGACGGGTTTGCCGTTCGTGTGGGCGTTGTGGCTGGGGCGTGTGGAAAGCGTCAATGCCCATGTGGAAGAGATTTTGCATCGGGCGCGAGAGTGGGGTTTGGCGCACCTCGAGACTATCGTGCAGCAGGAAGCGACGCGGCTGAATATAAACGCGAGCCTGATTCGGCACTACTTGCGCGACATCATGCAGTACGCGATGACCGACGCCCACGAACAGGCGTTAAACCGCTTTGCCCACGAGTGTAAGCAGCTGGGGTTGGTTTAG
- the ubiA gene encoding putative 4-hydroxybenzoate polyprenyltransferase — protein MIWVFVRQVAIILEMIKFEHTVFALPFALLSALLAARGLPEWRTLGWILAAMVGARSAAMAFNRIADLHYDALNPRTANRALPRGILSVGQVALFTAVSAAVFVLAAWQLNPLCFALSPVALLWILGYSYTKRFTALSHLWLGLSLGIAPVGAWLAVQGRFDIVPILLSLAVMLWTAGFDIIYSLQDVEFDRRVGLRSLPQTIGEARALWLSRLMHVGMVLLLIAVGQIARLHWGYYAGVAVAAVLIAYEQSLVKPNDLSRVNLAFFTLNGWVSVLLLAFTVVDWWVFWR, from the coding sequence ATGATTTGGGTGTTTGTGCGACAGGTCGCCATCATTCTGGAGATGATTAAGTTCGAGCACACGGTTTTCGCGCTGCCGTTCGCCTTGCTATCCGCGTTGCTGGCGGCACGGGGACTGCCGGAGTGGCGCACGCTGGGCTGGATACTGGCGGCGATGGTGGGGGCGCGCAGCGCGGCGATGGCTTTCAACCGTATCGCGGATTTGCACTATGACGCCCTCAACCCCCGCACTGCAAACCGCGCGCTGCCGCGTGGCATTCTCTCCGTCGGTCAGGTCGCCCTGTTCACGGCGGTGTCCGCGGCGGTGTTTGTGCTGGCAGCGTGGCAGCTCAACCCGCTTTGCTTCGCGCTGTCGCCGGTGGCGTTGCTCTGGATTCTGGGCTATTCCTACACCAAGCGGTTCACCGCACTGAGCCACTTGTGGCTGGGACTGAGTCTGGGCATCGCGCCGGTGGGGGCGTGGCTGGCGGTGCAGGGACGTTTCGACATCGTGCCGATACTGCTCTCGCTGGCGGTGATGCTGTGGACGGCAGGATTCGACATCATCTACAGCCTGCAGGATGTGGAGTTTGACCGGCGGGTCGGTTTGCGCTCGCTGCCGCAGACCATCGGGGAAGCTCGTGCCCTGTGGCTGTCGCGGCTGATGCATGTGGGCATGGTGCTTTTGCTAATCGCTGTGGGGCAGATAGCCCGTCTGCACTGGGGATACTACGCAGGGGTGGCGGTGGCAGCTGTGCTCATCGCCTACGAGCAGAGCCTGGTGAAACCCAACGACCTCAGCAGGGTGAACCTTGCCTTCTTCACCTTGAACGGGTGGGTGAGCGTGTTGCTGCTGGCGTTTACGGTGGTGGACTGGTGGGTATTCTGGAGGTGA
- a CDS encoding DUF4114 domain-containing protein has translation MNRLVPLAVIASIVLVMGTANALTLQPAATGVAWQGTWAADENGDPYWDGNSSDYTQPGNIGNFIAGSGAFTGHPQSPNNPSMPYLQGTGTNAGLFGMPIEVYFQSVAPNWAALKIEIAGLSNWNYFGIYKQGDLPSNLNELLTTPPGSLGLSGKSMLLFKGTDGPGASLTFVSPWTDFGFYLATEDSANPGTVLRAFFSQSTLNSGTEYGKQHFAFFQAKTGAYPAYYIGAEDLPLSRSDKDYNDLVVYIQAIPDASTWMLFLSGVPALALLRRRRA, from the coding sequence ATGAACAGACTGGTTCCGCTGGCTGTGATAGCCAGCATCGTTCTCGTAATGGGAACGGCGAACGCACTGACGCTGCAGCCCGCCGCCACCGGCGTTGCGTGGCAGGGAACGTGGGCAGCTGACGAGAACGGAGACCCCTACTGGGATGGCAACTCGTCGGATTACACGCAGCCGGGCAACATCGGCAATTTCATCGCGGGATCAGGCGCATTCACCGGACATCCGCAAAGCCCGAACAATCCGTCCATGCCGTATTTGCAAGGGACGGGGACGAATGCGGGTCTGTTCGGCATGCCGATTGAGGTGTACTTCCAGTCGGTAGCGCCCAACTGGGCAGCCCTGAAGATTGAAATCGCGGGCTTGAGCAACTGGAACTACTTCGGCATTTACAAGCAGGGTGACCTGCCCAGCAACCTTAATGAGTTGCTGACCACGCCACCAGGCAGTTTGGGACTTTCTGGTAAAAGTATGCTGTTGTTTAAGGGGACCGACGGCCCAGGTGCGTCTCTCACCTTTGTCAGCCCCTGGACCGATTTCGGGTTCTACCTGGCAACTGAAGATTCCGCAAATCCGGGCACCGTGCTGCGTGCCTTCTTCTCGCAATCGACGCTGAACAGCGGCACGGAGTATGGCAAGCAGCACTTTGCGTTTTTCCAGGCTAAGACTGGCGCTTACCCGGCGTACTACATCGGCGCCGAGGACCTCCCACTGAGTCGTTCTGACAAAGACTACAACGACCTGGTGGTCTACATCCAGGCGATCCCGGATGCTTCCACCTGGATGTTGTTCCTGAGTGGCGTGCCTGCACTCGCGCTATTGCGCCGCAGGCGGGCTTAG
- a CDS encoding DUF4114 domain-containing protein, translating into MKRFVLFVLVAGLVLAVSGAWALTLQGQAGYGWYTWTANDNGDPYWDNPSSEPNIGEWLLSKGYGSLKTWASGAGAADPEVQFTNGTEWAAILIEIAGFAPNNKFGYYVLNSGNPVKTELFDGSAGPNQSKLFNVPIGSNFGFYLTSPQGTFYTQSSLNQGADQGLQHFAFFEAPTPPTSLITNPTIPPSLLPLLRNGYIIGAEDLKGLGDKDYNDFVVYVANVVPDASTWMLFLSGMPALALLRRKRA; encoded by the coding sequence ATGAAACGGTTCGTACTGTTCGTACTGGTAGCCGGTCTGGTGCTGGCGGTGAGCGGCGCGTGGGCGCTGACGCTGCAGGGCCAGGCGGGCTATGGGTGGTACACATGGACAGCCAACGACAATGGGGACCCGTATTGGGACAACCCATCCAGCGAACCCAACATCGGTGAGTGGCTCTTGAGCAAAGGTTACGGTTCCCTGAAGACTTGGGCGTCCGGTGCCGGTGCGGCTGACCCCGAAGTGCAGTTCACGAATGGCACGGAATGGGCAGCCATATTGATTGAAATTGCCGGATTTGCGCCAAACAATAAGTTCGGCTACTACGTACTGAACTCCGGCAATCCTGTGAAGACAGAGCTTTTCGACGGTTCGGCTGGCCCCAATCAGAGCAAACTCTTCAATGTCCCGATTGGTAGTAACTTTGGGTTCTACCTGACGAGCCCACAGGGAACCTTCTATACCCAGAGTTCGCTCAATCAAGGTGCGGACCAGGGTCTACAGCATTTCGCGTTTTTCGAGGCGCCAACACCTCCTACTTCGCTCATCACGAACCCGACCATCCCGCCTAGTCTGCTGCCGTTGTTGAGGAATGGTTACATCATCGGCGCCGAGGACTTGAAAGGGCTGGGCGACAAAGACTACAATGACTTCGTGGTGTACGTCGCGAACGTAGTACCCGACGCCTCGACGTGGATGCTGTTCCTGAGCGGGATGCCTGCACTCGCGCTGTTGCGCCGCAAACGCGCGTAG
- a CDS encoding polyprenol monophosphomannose synthase — protein sequence MPDRSAIVVIPTYNERENLPLVCEQVLRHTAGTVHILVVDDNSPDGTGELADALARKHPQIHVLHRQSKEGLGRAYVAGFQQALQMGYALIAQMDADLSHDPQDLPLLIETATSADLVLGSRYVPGGDVSNWSRQRYWLSFIANQYVRMITRIPVRDATGGYRRWRREVLEAIDLDTVRSNGYAFQIEMAYRACRLGFHIQEIPIVFTERRAGKSKLSKRVIWEAVWLPWKLRFSRAYNPSPTEQGAVPPV from the coding sequence ATGCCGGACCGCTCAGCCATTGTGGTCATACCAACCTATAACGAGCGAGAGAACCTGCCGCTGGTGTGCGAACAGGTCTTGCGACACACCGCAGGCACAGTTCATATTCTGGTTGTGGACGATAACTCGCCGGACGGCACGGGTGAACTGGCAGACGCCCTCGCGCGCAAGCACCCCCAAATCCACGTGCTGCACCGTCAAAGCAAAGAGGGTCTGGGACGCGCCTACGTCGCGGGGTTCCAACAGGCGTTGCAGATGGGCTACGCGCTTATCGCACAGATGGATGCCGACCTCTCCCATGACCCCCAAGACTTACCTCTGCTGATTGAGACGGCTACGTCTGCCGATCTCGTACTCGGTTCGCGCTACGTTCCAGGCGGCGACGTCAGCAACTGGTCACGCCAGCGTTACTGGCTTAGCTTTATTGCGAATCAGTATGTCCGCATGATCACGAGAATCCCTGTTCGCGACGCAACCGGAGGCTACCGCCGCTGGCGGCGCGAAGTGCTGGAAGCCATCGATCTCGACACCGTCCGCTCCAACGGCTATGCCTTTCAGATTGAAATGGCATACCGCGCATGCCGGCTGGGGTTCCATATACAGGAAATCCCCATCGTGTTCACCGAGCGGCGTGCGGGCAAATCCAAGCTTTCCAAACGGGTCATCTGGGAAGCCGTGTGGCTTCCGTGGAAACTACGCTTTTCCAGAGCCTACAACCCCTCCCCCACCGAGCAGGGCGCGGTTCCCCCTGTTTGA
- a CDS encoding GntR family transcriptional regulator, giving the protein MRSTDTDEPRYLRIQRILEEQILQGKLPPGSQLPGERDLARQFGVSQMTVNRAIQELVRKGRLYRRSGAGTFVTDAVQPVRVHGVVLVVPHAEHPQADTYLREPFRAVRNVAQARGLTLHIVQADVSEYTQVVDQHAHGALLFVAPPVNAHDVLSSLWQKGTCFVVMGASWQSSSFPCVDSDNFGGARRAVEYLLSLGHRRIAYINGWEGSTNCADRLRGYEHAMQKWDVPARSEWVVQAGSDSHLCVQARQQLTDLLIRTERVTAVFTAGYYLALETLTLLRSLGLSVPEDISMIAFDDPSSAAHLNPPLSTVRQPLYEMGQRAMELLMDLLTSPEPNALCQTIYLPTELVIRESCVRLG; this is encoded by the coding sequence ATGCGTTCTACCGACACCGATGAACCACGATACCTGCGCATCCAGCGCATTCTGGAAGAGCAGATTTTGCAGGGTAAACTGCCCCCAGGAAGCCAGCTGCCTGGCGAACGCGACCTCGCGCGGCAGTTTGGTGTCAGCCAGATGACGGTGAACCGCGCCATTCAGGAACTGGTGCGCAAGGGACGCCTGTACCGCCGTTCCGGAGCAGGCACTTTCGTCACGGACGCGGTACAACCGGTGCGTGTGCACGGCGTGGTGCTGGTGGTTCCGCATGCCGAACATCCGCAGGCGGATACCTACTTGCGCGAGCCGTTCCGCGCGGTGCGCAACGTGGCTCAGGCACGCGGGCTGACTCTGCACATCGTGCAGGCAGACGTGTCCGAATACACGCAGGTCGTTGACCAGCACGCGCATGGCGCCCTGCTGTTCGTTGCGCCTCCTGTGAACGCACACGATGTGCTCTCGTCCCTCTGGCAAAAAGGCACGTGCTTCGTGGTGATGGGTGCGTCGTGGCAGAGCAGCTCGTTCCCCTGTGTCGATAGCGACAACTTCGGTGGAGCACGGCGTGCGGTCGAGTACCTGCTCTCCCTCGGACACCGCCGTATCGCGTACATCAACGGCTGGGAAGGCAGCACCAATTGCGCCGACCGCCTGCGCGGCTACGAGCACGCCATGCAAAAGTGGGATGTACCCGCGCGTTCGGAGTGGGTGGTGCAGGCAGGGTCGGACTCGCACCTGTGCGTGCAAGCCAGACAGCAGCTCACCGACCTGCTCATCCGCACCGAGCGCGTCACCGCGGTTTTCACCGCCGGGTATTACCTGGCATTGGAGACGCTGACCCTGCTGCGCTCACTGGGGTTGAGTGTGCCAGAGGACATCAGCATGATTGCTTTCGATGACCCATCGAGTGCCGCGCACCTGAACCCTCCCCTCTCCACCGTGCGACAGCCCCTGTATGAAATGGGACAGCGCGCGATGGAGCTGCTCATGGACTTGCTCACCAGCCCAGAACCGAACGCCCTTTGCCAGACCATCTACCTGCCCACCGAGCTGGTCATCCGCGAGTCGTGCGTGAGGTTGGGATGA
- the ugpC gene encoding sn-glycerol-3-phosphate ABC transporter ATP-binding protein UgpC, with the protein MASVTLKHLTKVFKNVVAVNDLNLEIKDKEFLVLVGPSGCGKTTALRMIAGLEEVTSGEIYIGDRLVNDVQPKDRDIAMVFQNYALYPHMTVYDNMAFALRMRKFPKAEIQRRVHEAAKLLGLEGLLDRKPKQLSGGQRQRVALGRAIVREPQVFLMDEPLSNLDAKLRVQTRAELIKLQRRLAVTTIYVTHDQVEAMTMGDRIAVIKDGVLQQVDTPLNIYHYPANMFVAGFIGTPPMNFLEVTLKRSGDDYYVDGGDFKLLLPKFAADKVQPWVDKQVVFGVRPEDIFDKNLAPTTTAHDGNTLKAMVDVIEPMGAVVTMYLTLGTHQIVATIDADTKAKEGEELEIVLDMDKTHLFDKETQKAIY; encoded by the coding sequence GTGGCATCGGTCACGTTAAAACACCTGACCAAAGTCTTCAAAAACGTCGTTGCCGTCAACGACCTGAATCTGGAAATCAAAGATAAAGAGTTTCTCGTGCTGGTAGGACCCTCGGGCTGTGGAAAGACGACCGCGTTGCGCATGATTGCGGGACTGGAAGAGGTAACCTCAGGGGAGATTTACATCGGCGACCGCCTGGTGAACGATGTGCAGCCCAAGGACCGTGACATCGCGATGGTGTTCCAGAATTATGCACTGTATCCGCACATGACGGTGTATGATAACATGGCGTTCGCGCTGCGGATGCGAAAGTTCCCCAAAGCGGAGATACAGCGGCGCGTGCACGAGGCGGCCAAGCTGCTCGGGCTGGAGGGCTTGCTGGACCGCAAGCCGAAGCAGCTCTCCGGCGGTCAACGCCAGCGTGTGGCGCTGGGACGGGCTATCGTGCGTGAGCCGCAGGTGTTCCTGATGGACGAGCCTCTCTCCAACCTCGATGCCAAGCTGCGCGTGCAGACCCGTGCCGAACTCATCAAGCTACAGCGGCGACTGGCGGTCACCACCATCTACGTCACGCATGACCAGGTGGAGGCGATGACGATGGGCGACCGCATCGCGGTGATCAAAGACGGCGTGTTGCAGCAGGTAGACACCCCGCTGAATATCTATCATTATCCTGCCAACATGTTCGTGGCAGGCTTCATCGGTACGCCGCCGATGAACTTCCTGGAGGTAACGCTGAAGCGCAGTGGGGACGACTACTACGTGGACGGCGGCGACTTCAAACTGTTGCTGCCCAAGTTCGCGGCGGACAAGGTACAGCCGTGGGTGGACAAACAGGTGGTGTTCGGTGTGCGCCCCGAGGACATCTTTGACAAAAACCTTGCCCCCACCACCACCGCACATGACGGCAACACCCTGAAGGCCATGGTGGACGTGATAGAGCCGATGGGAGCCGTTGTCACGATGTACCTGACGTTAGGCACCCATCAGATAGTTGCCACCATCGACGCCGATACTAAAGCCAAAGAGGGCGAAGAGCTGGAGATTGTGCTGGACATGGACAAGACGCACCTGTTTGACAAAGAGACGCAGAAGGCGATCTACTAA